Proteins found in one Candidatus Anoxymicrobium japonicum genomic segment:
- the mtnA gene encoding S-methyl-5-thioribose-1-phosphate isomerase: MFVRAQEDSIFFEGGKLHMIDQTLLPARTVMIELETPGQVEEAIRRLAVRGAPAIGIAGAYGVLLGALGASATVESIINAARHAGELIGASRPTARNLFWALERMSAVLESFAGDPAALIDRLREAADGVALEVIETNQKLIDAGQEVLADGARALTHCNSGPLAALRYGTAVGVFAEAHRRGKNIHVYVDETRPLLQGSRLTAWELSRLGVPYTLITDSAAALVMRQGAVDLVMTGADRIAANGDSANKIGTYGLAVLARAHGISFYIAAPASTVDLACRSGRDIVIEEREGEEVRTCGGRRAAPADAPVYNPAFDITPAEFIHGIVTDRGVLRPPYEESLLVFA, encoded by the coding sequence ATGTTCGTTCGCGCGCAGGAGGACTCGATTTTCTTCGAGGGCGGCAAGCTTCACATGATCGACCAGACGCTTCTTCCAGCCCGGACGGTGATGATCGAGCTCGAGACCCCCGGGCAGGTGGAGGAAGCCATCCGCCGCCTGGCTGTGCGTGGCGCGCCGGCGATAGGCATCGCGGGGGCGTACGGCGTGTTGCTCGGAGCGCTGGGCGCGAGCGCCACAGTCGAATCAATAATCAACGCCGCCCGCCATGCCGGAGAACTCATTGGCGCGTCGAGACCTACCGCGAGAAACCTTTTCTGGGCGCTCGAGCGCATGAGCGCCGTTCTCGAGAGTTTTGCCGGGGATCCTGCCGCGCTGATAGACAGGCTGCGCGAGGCCGCCGACGGCGTGGCGCTGGAAGTGATCGAGACAAACCAAAAGCTGATCGACGCGGGGCAGGAGGTTCTGGCGGATGGCGCGCGCGCGCTCACTCATTGCAACTCGGGCCCGCTCGCGGCGCTGCGCTACGGAACAGCCGTGGGCGTCTTCGCCGAAGCGCATCGCAGGGGCAAGAACATCCATGTCTATGTGGATGAGACACGGCCACTGCTGCAAGGCTCGCGGTTGACCGCATGGGAGCTGTCACGTCTGGGAGTTCCCTACACACTGATCACAGACAGCGCCGCGGCGCTTGTCATGCGACAGGGCGCGGTGGATCTTGTCATGACTGGAGCGGACAGGATCGCCGCAAACGGTGACAGCGCCAACAAGATCGGAACGTACGGACTCGCGGTGCTTGCGCGCGCGCACGGCATCTCGTTCTACATCGCGGCCCCCGCGTCGACGGTGGATCTGGCCTGCCGCTCCGGGCGAGACATAGTCATCGAAGAGCGCGAAGGAGAAGAGGTGCGGACGTGCGGCGGCCGACGCGCCGCGCCTGCCGACGCGCCTGTTTATAACCCGGCTTTCGATATTACCCCGGCGGAGTTTATCCACGGCATCGTAACGGATCGCGGCGTTTTGCGGCCACCTTACGAAGAAAGCCTCCTCGTCTTCGCCTGA
- a CDS encoding ComF family protein yields MPLCGSCFGEIAARRANADSGADGFLAVGDYAGALKDMVLGLKGSQRRMAQPLSALMAVAAGNDPRYLFPRAICYVPSSREKVKERGFNPAEILARRVAFILGRPVVDALRDPGGRQDQDRTPGSMRWRNVQGAFSVRRGIILEGPVLLVDDVLTTGATADACSRALLSAGASSVCVLVAARAVLRKTQLGSPLTLT; encoded by the coding sequence TTGCCGCTTTGCGGGAGTTGTTTCGGTGAAATTGCCGCCAGGCGCGCAAACGCCGATTCTGGCGCCGATGGGTTTCTGGCGGTGGGCGACTATGCGGGCGCGCTCAAGGACATGGTGCTGGGACTCAAGGGTTCTCAAAGGAGAATGGCGCAGCCGCTCTCCGCGTTGATGGCCGTTGCCGCCGGCAACGACCCGCGCTATCTGTTCCCGCGCGCTATCTGTTACGTCCCGTCATCCCGCGAGAAGGTGAAAGAGAGAGGCTTCAATCCCGCGGAAATTCTTGCGAGACGTGTCGCTTTCATCCTTGGGAGGCCGGTGGTTGATGCTTTGCGCGATCCGGGCGGAAGACAGGACCAGGACAGAACTCCCGGTTCAATGAGATGGCGTAACGTTCAGGGCGCTTTTTCCGTTAGACGTGGCATAATCCTGGAAGGCCCTGTTCTTCTGGTTGATGATGTCCTCACTACGGGTGCGACAGCGGACGCGTGCTCGCGCGCGCTACTGAGTGCCGGCGCGAGTTCCGTCTGCGTGCTGGTCGCGGCGAGGGCGGTGTTGCGAAAAACACAACTGGGATCCCCATTGACATTGACGTAG
- the miaB gene encoding tRNA (N6-isopentenyl adenosine(37)-C2)-methylthiotransferase MiaB — translation MSGQNHCYFIRNFGCQMNVHDSEHIAGVLENAGYERADSVEQSGLLIFNTCCVRQSAEDRVWGNLGALNLTEGNRGRIVAVCGCMAQRHGVEILRRSPVANLVFGMDALSRLPELIEESRRSPVCDLGDVSHATIDCLPAIRGSKAQAWIPVSHGCDNRCAYCVVPMVRGAQRSRAMSDIVDEVERLVGQGAREIILLGQNVNSYGRDLETTVSFAGLLDAVASVEGIRRVKFETSHPRDLTHEVLEVMAREPHICEYLHLPVQSGSDRVLAAMNRGYGRDYCFELIARARKTVPELTVTTDIITGFPGETEDDFADTLELLREVEFDSAYLFIYSEREGTPASLLGGNVSIEEKHRRFDKLARLQEGITARSLEKIVGHDVEVLIEGFSKRGGFLAGRARGHQVVLLSGDRPNGCLARANIHEAGKRTLRGKVVEVLDGQTVDRLERFEPC, via the coding sequence ATGTCCGGGCAAAATCACTGTTATTTCATACGTAATTTCGGTTGCCAGATGAACGTTCACGACTCCGAGCATATCGCTGGGGTTCTCGAGAACGCCGGCTACGAGCGCGCCGATTCGGTTGAGCAATCCGGCCTTTTGATTTTCAACACGTGCTGCGTTCGGCAGAGCGCGGAGGACAGAGTTTGGGGGAATCTGGGCGCGCTTAATCTGACAGAGGGCAATCGCGGCAGAATCGTGGCGGTTTGTGGATGCATGGCGCAGAGACATGGCGTGGAGATCCTGAGGCGTTCGCCTGTGGCAAATCTGGTGTTTGGCATGGACGCGCTGTCGCGCCTGCCGGAGCTCATTGAAGAAAGCCGGCGGTCTCCCGTTTGTGACCTTGGAGACGTAAGCCACGCAACAATAGATTGCCTTCCCGCCATCAGGGGCAGCAAGGCTCAGGCGTGGATCCCTGTAAGCCACGGCTGCGATAACAGGTGCGCGTACTGTGTCGTGCCGATGGTGCGTGGGGCGCAAAGAAGCCGGGCTATGTCAGACATCGTAGACGAGGTTGAACGTCTCGTCGGCCAGGGCGCGCGCGAAATTATTTTGCTCGGGCAGAACGTCAATTCATACGGACGGGATCTCGAGACCACAGTGTCGTTCGCGGGGTTGCTGGATGCCGTGGCTTCGGTAGAAGGAATCAGGCGTGTGAAATTTGAAACGTCCCATCCGCGGGACTTGACCCATGAAGTTCTGGAGGTGATGGCGCGTGAGCCACACATTTGCGAGTATCTTCATCTTCCCGTCCAATCCGGCTCAGACAGAGTGCTGGCCGCCATGAACCGCGGGTACGGGCGTGATTACTGCTTCGAACTTATCGCGCGGGCGAGGAAGACGGTTCCGGAGTTGACGGTGACCACCGATATTATCACGGGGTTTCCCGGCGAGACCGAGGATGATTTCGCGGATACGTTGGAACTCCTGCGCGAGGTGGAGTTCGATTCCGCGTATCTGTTTATTTATTCGGAGAGAGAAGGCACTCCCGCTTCACTGCTCGGAGGAAACGTTTCCATTGAGGAAAAACATCGCCGGTTCGACAAGCTCGCGAGATTGCAGGAGGGCATTACAGCCCGATCACTTGAAAAGATTGTGGGACATGATGTCGAGGTGTTGATAGAAGGATTTTCCAAAAGAGGTGGTTTTCTGGCCGGACGCGCGAGAGGTCATCAGGTAGTGCTGCTGTCCGGCGACAGGCCGAACGGTTGTCTGGCAAGAGCGAATATTCACGAGGCTGGAAAGCGCACGCTCCGAGGAAAGGTTGTCGAAGTCCTGGATGGTCAAACGGTAGACCGTCTTGAGCGTTTTGAGCCGTGCTGA
- a CDS encoding Mn transporter, whose protein sequence is MSEKSAHRLTKQKMLLLLSVLGPGIIVSMVDNDAGGIATYSVSGARYGYSIIWIMIPTALLLYMVQEMNARMGIVTGKGLAALIREQFSFRLTALIMMAMILANFANTVSDFAGIAAGAEMFRIPSFVAVPLAAFFIWWLVLKGSYKWVEKIFLLIGVVFVAYIVSAFLARPDWGLVARGAIVPEGQLNYSYIVMAITIVGTTIAPWMQFYQQSSVVDKKLKIKDLWFEKLDTGIGTVFLIIVAVAIIVCCAAAIYYNPGVAKSDIHFADQAARALAPVAGRHASHLFAFGLLFASIFAASILPLTTAYTVCEAFGWEYGIDRSFGEAPKFYTVYTVFIIGGAALIMMPGLPLITVMLFSQTINGLLLPVVLTCMLKIIRNRDVMGDYVNGDTYNTIVWIAVAVLYALDLALVVASIFPVGR, encoded by the coding sequence ATGTCCGAGAAGAGCGCGCACAGGCTGACAAAACAGAAAATGCTCTTGCTGCTCTCGGTGCTCGGTCCAGGGATAATAGTGAGCATGGTGGACAACGACGCCGGTGGTATTGCGACATACTCTGTTTCCGGCGCGAGATACGGCTACTCGATAATCTGGATTATGATCCCCACGGCGTTGCTTCTGTATATGGTTCAGGAGATGAACGCCCGCATGGGAATAGTGACCGGTAAAGGGCTGGCGGCGCTGATAAGAGAGCAGTTCTCGTTCAGACTCACCGCGCTCATCATGATGGCGATGATACTGGCGAATTTCGCGAACACAGTATCGGATTTCGCCGGAATAGCCGCGGGCGCCGAGATGTTCCGGATTCCCTCATTTGTGGCGGTTCCCCTGGCGGCGTTTTTCATATGGTGGCTGGTTCTCAAGGGAAGTTATAAGTGGGTCGAGAAGATATTTCTTCTTATAGGCGTCGTCTTTGTCGCCTATATTGTTTCCGCGTTTTTGGCGAGGCCTGACTGGGGGCTCGTCGCAAGGGGCGCGATTGTTCCGGAAGGGCAATTAAACTACTCGTACATCGTGATGGCCATAACGATTGTGGGCACCACTATTGCCCCCTGGATGCAGTTCTACCAGCAGTCCTCGGTTGTTGACAAAAAACTGAAAATCAAGGATCTGTGGTTTGAGAAGCTGGATACTGGGATAGGCACAGTTTTTCTGATAATAGTTGCCGTGGCCATCATAGTCTGCTGTGCCGCGGCTATTTACTATAATCCTGGGGTCGCAAAAAGCGACATCCACTTTGCTGACCAGGCTGCCAGGGCGCTGGCGCCGGTGGCGGGGAGACACGCCTCACACCTGTTCGCGTTCGGGTTGCTGTTCGCGTCGATCTTCGCGGCGTCAATTCTGCCTTTGACTACGGCGTACACGGTTTGCGAGGCTTTCGGATGGGAGTACGGGATAGATCGATCATTTGGCGAGGCGCCGAAATTCTACACGGTGTACACCGTTTTCATAATTGGCGGGGCCGCTCTGATCATGATGCCAGGGCTGCCACTGATAACCGTGATGCTGTTTTCGCAGACAATAAACGGCTTGCTTCTGCCGGTAGTGCTTACCTGCATGCTCAAGATAATTCGCAACCGTGACGTGATGGGCGATTACGTCAACGGAGACACCTATAATACGATTGTCTGGATTGCGGTTGCCGTTCTGTACGCGCTCGACCTCGCTCTGGTGGTGGCGAGCATCTTCCCTGTAGGAAGATAG
- a CDS encoding D-alanyl-D-alanine carboxypeptidase: MKRVYGENYLHRKSSRRPIMRGSAIVGNSKLLWALGLSLALVAVVFISCLLTAAEANIGPSVLEATRKVKAPSGVMPNEPGVWANAAILIDADSGRVLYEKNAHVKLPIASTTKMMTALVVRDQLRLNDKVIVSPEAAQVGEQGINLTPGETLTVEQLLNAMLIQSANDAACALAQQTTGSIESFAALMNKKAAEIGATDTHFANPHGLDQAGHYSSAYDLAVIGRKLMRDPVLARIVSTSEYSIPWPGHPGPRVALNHNEILQKYAGSTGIKTGYTVMAGQCLVASATRDDKSLIAVALNSQHRVDDVSALFDYGFSSTMRIVFVAKGERLGRSRVSAFPRRYVTVVPGAEMTALALKGARDVFDVKITIASVTRSRVKRGEVLGTIDVLLNGASFKSEKAVASQSRSASNVFGMTAAFFWYSTCWSGKIIFAPFRMF; this comes from the coding sequence ATGAAACGTGTCTACGGCGAGAATTATCTTCATAGAAAATCCTCGCGCCGTCCAATCATGCGCGGGTCGGCAATCGTCGGTAACTCGAAATTGTTGTGGGCGCTCGGGCTCTCGCTGGCCCTGGTTGCTGTTGTTTTCATATCATGCTTGCTGACGGCCGCAGAGGCCAATATCGGCCCTTCTGTGCTCGAGGCGACACGAAAGGTCAAAGCTCCATCCGGTGTGATGCCGAATGAGCCTGGTGTATGGGCGAACGCCGCGATTCTCATCGACGCCGATAGCGGCAGGGTTCTCTACGAGAAGAACGCTCACGTCAAGCTGCCAATCGCAAGCACCACCAAGATGATGACCGCGCTCGTTGTCAGGGATCAATTGCGTTTGAACGACAAGGTGATTGTGAGTCCGGAGGCGGCTCAGGTTGGAGAGCAGGGGATCAATCTGACGCCCGGCGAAACTTTGACTGTGGAACAATTGTTAAACGCCATGCTCATACAGTCCGCAAACGATGCCGCATGCGCGCTGGCTCAGCAGACGACCGGATCTATCGAGTCGTTTGCGGCGCTCATGAACAAAAAGGCCGCGGAGATTGGCGCGACCGACACGCATTTCGCGAACCCGCACGGCCTCGATCAAGCCGGTCACTACTCCAGCGCCTACGATCTGGCGGTCATTGGCCGTAAGCTGATGCGGGATCCCGTGCTGGCCAGGATAGTTTCGACGTCAGAATACTCGATACCGTGGCCGGGACATCCCGGGCCAAGAGTGGCGCTGAATCACAACGAGATCCTGCAAAAATACGCCGGTTCGACAGGGATCAAGACGGGCTATACCGTGATGGCGGGACAGTGCCTCGTGGCGTCAGCCACCCGCGACGATAAATCCCTGATCGCGGTCGCTTTGAACAGCCAGCACAGAGTCGACGACGTTTCAGCTCTTTTTGATTATGGTTTCTCATCTACGATGAGGATCGTGTTCGTGGCGAAGGGGGAGAGGCTGGGGCGCAGCAGGGTGAGCGCGTTCCCGCGCCGTTATGTCACTGTAGTGCCCGGCGCCGAGATGACCGCTCTCGCGCTCAAGGGCGCACGCGATGTGTTTGATGTGAAGATTACGATCGCGAGCGTCACTCGATCACGCGTGAAGAGAGGAGAGGTTCTTGGCACGATAGATGTCCTGTTGAACGGCGCCTCATTCAAGAGCGAGAAGGCCGTGGCGTCGCAGTCGCGCTCGGCGTCCAATGTTTTTGGGATGACAGCGGCCTTTTTCTGGTACAGCACGTGCTGGTCTGGAAAGATAATTTTCGCCCCATTCCGCATGTTCTGA
- a CDS encoding potassium channel protein: MIVERLGFWESLYMTVITISTVGYREMAAPSRGGQIFTIIIITCGLATVVYVTTSAVELLLEGRILEIMGRRRVLREIQELIGQYIVCGYGRVGKQIAMECQARGASVVVVEKDSAVAEAAMNDGFITIEGDATEESVLRKAGLDRASGLVTGLSSDADNLFVIMTTRILRPDVFIVGRCNSDETESKLYRAGADRAISPHNIGGRHMAALLLKPLVCDFIDVVTHGQLVELTLDDISIEPGAALAGRSLRDILVGDMKGIGILGLKRPKRDFSINPRSDTVLEEGDILIVSGAPNQLRELKKVSQSKR; encoded by the coding sequence ATGATTGTCGAGCGTCTTGGGTTCTGGGAATCACTGTACATGACGGTAATAACAATTTCTACCGTCGGTTACCGAGAAATGGCGGCGCCTTCTCGCGGCGGCCAGATATTCACGATAATAATAATCACATGCGGGCTCGCCACGGTCGTTTATGTCACAACCAGCGCCGTCGAGTTGCTTCTCGAAGGCAGGATACTCGAGATTATGGGGAGGCGGAGAGTCTTGCGAGAGATACAGGAACTGATCGGGCAATATATTGTTTGCGGATACGGCAGGGTTGGAAAACAGATAGCGATGGAGTGCCAGGCGAGAGGCGCCTCGGTAGTTGTCGTAGAGAAGGATTCTGCCGTGGCGGAAGCGGCGATGAATGACGGCTTTATCACTATCGAAGGGGACGCGACGGAGGAAAGCGTACTTCGGAAGGCGGGGCTCGATCGAGCATCCGGTCTGGTGACAGGGTTGTCCTCTGACGCCGACAATCTCTTCGTGATCATGACAACGAGGATATTGAGGCCGGATGTGTTTATTGTGGGTCGTTGCAACTCCGACGAGACGGAGTCCAAGCTTTACAGGGCAGGCGCGGATCGAGCGATATCCCCGCACAACATCGGGGGAAGACACATGGCGGCGCTGTTGCTGAAACCACTGGTTTGCGATTTTATCGATGTGGTAACGCACGGCCAACTCGTTGAGTTGACCCTCGATGACATATCTATCGAGCCAGGCGCCGCGCTTGCCGGCAGGTCTCTGCGCGATATTCTTGTGGGTGACATGAAGGGCATAGGCATACTCGGGCTGAAAAGGCCAAAACGAGATTTTTCCATCAATCCTCGAAGCGATACAGTACTTGAGGAAGGAGACATCCTGATCGTATCGGGAGCTCCGAACCAGTTGCGGGAACTCAAGAAGGTTTCGCAGAGCAAGCGCTGA
- a CDS encoding 7-cyano-7-deazaguanine synthase, whose translation MKKALVLVSGGMDSGLCLYLAVAEHGQQAVDALFFDWGQRALKEELAAARAICRETGVDEPLVVTLDFPYRGPLTDQSIALQIDRSPSEMQTPGISAAFFPGRNLVMLAHAFGLASSRGHSEISFGPNADDAAGYPDCREKCLRNLEVACRCGLEREIALVLPVIHMSKLDIVRVGNALGVPWDMTFSCYSPVDGAPCKRCDACVLRADVLKHFSSPADGED comes from the coding sequence TTGAAGAAAGCGCTCGTTCTCGTATCGGGCGGGATGGACTCAGGACTGTGCCTGTATCTCGCGGTGGCAGAGCATGGACAACAAGCTGTTGATGCGCTGTTTTTTGACTGGGGCCAGCGCGCGCTCAAAGAAGAACTGGCCGCGGCGCGGGCGATTTGTCGTGAAACCGGCGTCGATGAGCCCCTGGTGGTAACGCTCGACTTTCCGTACCGAGGACCGCTCACGGATCAGAGCATTGCCCTTCAGATTGACCGGTCGCCATCCGAAATGCAGACCCCTGGAATCTCTGCGGCTTTCTTCCCTGGGCGCAACCTGGTGATGCTCGCACATGCCTTCGGTCTGGCCTCCTCACGCGGACACTCGGAGATATCCTTCGGCCCAAACGCCGATGACGCCGCCGGCTATCCGGATTGCCGCGAGAAGTGCCTGCGAAACCTCGAGGTCGCGTGCCGTTGCGGACTCGAGAGAGAAATTGCCCTAGTGTTGCCCGTTATTCACATGTCCAAATTGGATATCGTTCGCGTGGGCAACGCGCTTGGAGTACCCTGGGACATGACTTTCTCGTGCTACTCGCCAGTTGATGGCGCGCCGTGCAAGCGGTGCGACGCCTGCGTACTGAGAGCAGACGTCCTCAAACATTTTTCCTCCCCCGCAGACGGGGAGGATTAA
- a CDS encoding dUTP diphosphatase has protein sequence MELTFTVEFKKLDVEASAPIYAHDFDAGCDLESRVDLVLGPGKRELVPTGIAISIPEGYAGFLQPRSGLAARHGIGIVNTPGLIDSHYRGEIKVILINHDREKLFNVRKGDKICQLVFQKVERAEFREVERLDKTVRGENGFGSTGV, from the coding sequence ATCGAACTGACTTTTACTGTGGAGTTCAAGAAGCTCGATGTGGAAGCGTCTGCGCCGATCTATGCCCATGACTTCGACGCCGGCTGTGACCTCGAGAGCAGGGTCGATCTGGTTTTAGGGCCAGGAAAGAGAGAATTGGTTCCTACCGGAATCGCGATCTCTATTCCCGAAGGTTATGCCGGGTTCCTTCAGCCCAGGAGCGGCCTTGCCGCTCGCCACGGCATCGGCATAGTAAACACTCCAGGTCTCATAGATTCGCACTACCGTGGCGAAATCAAGGTCATCCTCATAAACCACGACCGGGAAAAGCTTTTCAATGTGCGCAAGGGCGATAAAATCTGTCAGCTGGTCTTCCAAAAAGTCGAGCGCGCCGAGTTTCGAGAGGTCGAGCGCCTGGACAAAACGGTTCGTGGCGAGAACGGCTTTGGATCCACGGGCGTTTAA
- a CDS encoding transcriptional regulator NrdR: MKCPFCENNKTKVIDTRVIKEGDGIRRRRCCPSCGHRFTTFERREKVDALIVKRDGALESYDRTKIANGFYKALSKRNVALSIIENNIDEMESALMRRKEKTIQSCEIGDMVMERLRMLDEIAYLRFASVYKRFGDVSEFQKEFEDIMPTLPENHVNGETAQRSGR; the protein is encoded by the coding sequence GTGAAATGCCCGTTTTGCGAGAACAATAAGACAAAAGTAATCGACACGCGAGTCATCAAAGAAGGCGATGGGATCAGGCGGCGCAGGTGTTGTCCGTCATGCGGTCACAGGTTTACCACTTTCGAGCGCAGAGAAAAAGTTGATGCGCTGATAGTCAAAAGAGATGGCGCGCTCGAAAGTTATGACAGGACAAAGATCGCCAATGGTTTTTACAAGGCTCTTTCCAAGCGAAACGTAGCGCTTTCTATAATTGAGAACAACATTGACGAGATGGAGAGCGCCTTGATGCGGCGAAAGGAAAAAACAATCCAATCTTGCGAGATCGGCGACATGGTGATGGAGCGGCTCCGCATGCTGGATGAAATCGCGTACCTTCGTTTCGCTTCCGTCTACAAGAGGTTCGGAGACGTGTCTGAATTTCAGAAAGAGTTCGAGGATATCATGCCAACGCTGCCGGAAAATCACGTGAACGGCGAGACAGCGCAAAGGAGCGGTAGGTGA
- the hflX gene encoding GTPase HflX produces the protein MSSDNSPNLSGDVEGALLVALQLPSMSDDGVAESLSELEALAVAAGARIRGSLTQKRDRYDPATVLGRGKVEEVARAVRDADASLVIFDNELSVAQQGRLASALGVRVLDRAALILDIFALHAHTAEGRTQVELAQLSYLFPRMRGHGIELSRLGGGIGTRGPGETKLEVDRRRIRKRMRRLERDLEKMEAVRQTQCKQRGRAGLISICLVGYTNSGKSSILNRLTGSTVLVRNQLFSTLDSTTRRLEFARGQAAVISDTVGFIRNLPHELVAAFHSTLEVVRDAMVLIHVIDATMQESMASRMRAVIETLAELDASDIPAITVFNKTDAVSPTEKSTLKKRFPESVLISALTGEGTPELLSAIAAVARLELSSARLRVPADRGDIIASLYRDATVQSSRIDGDSMLISARLPRDKLANYSTYLEKDSR, from the coding sequence ATGTCATCTGACAATAGCCCCAACTTGTCGGGCGATGTCGAGGGCGCGTTGCTGGTCGCGCTGCAACTTCCCTCGATGTCCGATGACGGGGTTGCCGAATCGCTATCAGAGCTCGAGGCGCTTGCTGTCGCGGCCGGCGCGCGCATCCGCGGCTCGCTGACACAGAAGCGCGACAGGTACGACCCTGCGACAGTGCTTGGCCGCGGAAAAGTCGAAGAGGTTGCCCGCGCCGTCAGGGACGCGGACGCGTCGCTCGTCATATTCGATAATGAATTGTCGGTGGCCCAGCAAGGCAGACTCGCATCCGCGCTCGGCGTCAGGGTTCTCGATCGCGCGGCGCTGATACTGGATATCTTTGCCCTCCACGCCCACACGGCCGAAGGCAGAACACAGGTCGAGCTCGCTCAACTGTCATACCTTTTTCCACGGATGCGCGGGCACGGCATCGAGCTCTCCAGACTGGGAGGCGGCATCGGAACCAGAGGTCCCGGCGAGACGAAACTCGAAGTGGATCGGCGTCGCATCCGCAAGAGGATGCGCCGTCTGGAGCGCGATCTGGAGAAGATGGAGGCCGTGCGCCAGACTCAGTGCAAGCAGCGCGGGCGGGCGGGCCTGATCTCAATCTGCCTTGTCGGCTATACAAACAGCGGCAAGTCGTCTATCTTAAATCGCCTGACAGGCTCTACTGTACTCGTCCGGAACCAGCTCTTCAGCACTCTGGACTCCACTACCAGACGCCTGGAGTTCGCCCGCGGCCAGGCCGCTGTCATATCCGATACTGTCGGGTTCATTCGAAACCTCCCACACGAACTGGTGGCGGCTTTTCACTCGACGCTCGAAGTTGTCCGGGACGCAATGGTTCTCATACACGTCATCGACGCTACCATGCAGGAATCCATGGCGTCGCGAATGCGGGCGGTAATCGAAACGCTCGCGGAACTGGACGCGTCAGACATTCCCGCCATAACAGTTTTCAATAAAACCGACGCTGTATCGCCAACGGAAAAATCTACCTTAAAAAAAAGATTCCCTGAGTCTGTGCTGATATCGGCACTGACTGGAGAAGGGACACCCGAGCTACTTTCCGCGATCGCCGCTGTTGCCAGGCTGGAGTTATCCAGCGCGCGCCTTCGCGTCCCCGCCGATCGCGGTGATATCATAGCCAGTTTATACCGCGACGCAACCGTTCAAAGCAGCAGGATCGATGGCGATAGCATGCTTATCTCAGCCAGGTTGCCGCGCGACAAACTCGCGAACTATTCAACCTACCTGGAAAAAGATAGCCGATAA